Part of the Cryptosporangium arvum DSM 44712 genome, CCCGGTTTCGCATTATTGGTTGGCTCGGTTTCAGAACCGGACGGACGCGCCCGGAAATAGACTCGAGCATGTTCACCAAGCGCTTCACGGTCGTGCCGGCCGCCTACGTGCTGCTCCGCCGCGACGACGACCAGGTGTTGCTGCAGCTCCGCCAGAACACCGGCTACCTGGACGGTCACTGGGCGCTCGGCGCGGCCGGGCACGTCGAGCGGGGCGAGTCGGTGTTCGAGGCCGCCTGCCGGGAGGCCGCCGAGGAACTCGACGTCGGGATCGACCCCGCTGCACTGACGCCGCTCTGCGTGATGCACCGGACGAAGCGGTCCGGCCAGGCGATCGACGAACGCGTCGACTTCTTCTTCGAATGCCGGACGTGGCGCGGCGAACCGCGTCGGCGCGAACCGAAGTACGCCGCCGACCTGCGGTGGGTGACGCTGGACGCGCTACCGGAGCCGGTCGTCCCGCACGAGCGGCACGTGCTCGAAAAGCTGAGTGACGGGACACTCGAGGCGGTTGTACCGTTCGGCTTCTGATGACCGGCAGCCTGGAATTCCACAGTCCGCTCTCCCCGGAACGTGCCCGGCGGATCGTCGACCGGCTCGCCGGTGGCCACCCGGCGACCGTGCTCGACCTCGGCAGCGGCTGGGGTGCGCTGTTACTGCGCCTGCTGGACGCGATCCCGGGCGCGACCGGCGTGGGGATCGAGATCAACACCGACGACGTCGCGCGGGGCCGGGACCTCGCGCGCCGCCGCGGCCTT contains:
- a CDS encoding NUDIX domain-containing protein, giving the protein MFTKRFTVVPAAYVLLRRDDDQVLLQLRQNTGYLDGHWALGAAGHVERGESVFEAACREAAEELDVGIDPAALTPLCVMHRTKRSGQAIDERVDFFFECRTWRGEPRRREPKYAADLRWVTLDALPEPVVPHERHVLEKLSDGTLEAVVPFGF